A region from the Silene latifolia isolate original U9 population chromosome 7, ASM4854445v1, whole genome shotgun sequence genome encodes:
- the LOC141591818 gene encoding putative GTP diphosphokinase RSH1, chloroplastic, which produces MASSPSTLSVSVECVSVCKLKPWRGGGGGGGGDCSVYSCAWKAPRVLTGSLASTTQCSLSSSSSLFSSGQRINRYRYRSRVGGSDWFGDFCFKDLGQIFSFSLEGLSSKRWKCECSSSSDSGSFDDISAEYLWEDLLPAISYLPVGELNLVQKALKLAFDAHNGQKRRSGEPFIIHPVEVARILGELELDWESIAAGLLHDTVEDTNVVTFERIEKDFGCTVRRIVEGETKVSKLGKLKYKNKTSCDVKADDLRQMFLAMTEEVRVIIVKLADRLHNMRTLSHMPAHKQASIALETLQVFAPLAKLLGMYQIKSELENLSFMYTNTQDYEKITKRVAELYEDHKKELNEANKILVKKIEEDQFLELVTVRTEVRAVTKEPYSIYKAVTKAKVSISEVNQIAQLRVIIKPKPCIGIGPLCNAEQICYHALGLVHSIWTPIPRSVKDYIATPKPNGYQSLHTTVIPFLYESMFRLEVQIRTEEMDLIAQRGIAAHYCGRVLTDGMAAHLMPRYSIGKSACFRNNNVALRIGWLNAIREWQEEFVGNMSSREFVDVITRDLLGSRVFVFTPRGEIKNLPKGATVVDYAYMIHTEIGNRMVAAKVNGNLVSPTHVLANAEVVEIITYDALSSKSAFQKHKLWLQHAKTRSTRHKIMRFLREQASLSAEEIMTDSVGNFIADADKKDVVEESSDLSKMSEIFEALLSRSSEDLLPQNGAIQLPKVNGKHNKQVEKSSLKEWGQLWSRDNDVAKTIFANKARPREVLPGLECWQSSKIAAWHSLEGNSVVWLSVICIDRRGIMGEVITVLASLGFSVCSCVAEIDRGRCMGVMLFHIEGSTDNMVDACARIDLIFGVLGWSVGCSWLNPSEQ; this is translated from the exons ATGGCGTCTTCTCCATCAACTCTCTCAG TTTCGGTTGAATGCGTGAGCGTTTGTAAGCTAAAACCATGGCGAGGAGGCGGCGGTGGTGGAGGAGGAGATTGTAGCGTGTATTCTTGTGCGTGGAAGGCGCCTAGGGTTCTTACTGGTTCTTTGGCGAGTACTACGCAGTGTTCGTTGTCGTCTTCGTCTTCGTTGTTCTCGAGTGGTCAGAGGATTAATCGGTATAGATAT AGATCGAGGGTTGGAGGCAGTGATTGGTTTGGAGATTTCTGCTTCAAGGATTTGGGTCAGATCTTTAGTTTTAGCTTGGAAGGTCTTAGTTCTAAAAGATGGAAATGCGAGTGTTCTTCATCTTCTGATTCAGGCTCTTTTGATGATATTTCGGCTGAATATTTGTGGGAG GATCTTTTACCCGCCATTTCGTACCTGCCTGTCGGTGAACTCAATCTGGTTCAGAAAGCTCTCAAG CTAGCTTTTGATGCTCATAATGGTCAAAAGAGGCGGAGTGGAGAGCCCTTCATCATCCATCCAGTTGAAGTTGCACGCATACTAGGCGAACTT GAATTGGATTGGGAGTCTATTGCGGCTGGATTACTGCATGATACAGTTGAAGATACAAATGTTGTCACTTTTGAAAGAATTGAGAAGGACTTTGGTTGCACTGTTCGTCGTATTGTAGAAGGGGAGACCAAG GTATCAAAGCTGGGGAAGTTGAAATACAAGAATAAAACCAGTTGTGATGTCAAAGCTGATGATTTAAGACAGATGTTCCTGGCAATGACTGAAGAG GTTCGCGTCATTATTGTCAAATTAGCCGATAGATTGCACAATATGCGCACACTTTCACACATGCCTGCTCATAAGCAG GCAAGTATAGCTCTGGAGACGCTGCAGGTGTTTGCCCCTCTGGCAAAGCTGCTAGGAATGTACCAGATTAAG TCCGAACTTGAGAATCTATCGTTCATGTACACAAATACTCAGGActatgagaagatcactaaaagGGTTGCTGAGCTTTATGAAGATCACAAAAAAGAATTGAATGAG GCAAACAAGATTTTGGTGAAAAAAATTGAGGAGGACCAATTCTTAGAACTTGTTACTGTCAGAACTGAAGTGCGTGCTGTAACGAAGGAGCCATACAG CATCTATAAAGCTGTAACTAAAGCAAAAGTTTCAATCAGTGAGGTCAACCAGATTGCTCAG CTCCGAGTTATAATAAAGCCAAAACCTTGCATTGGAATTGGCCCTCTTTGCAATGCTGAACAG ATATGCTATCATGCTCTTGGCCTTGTCCACAGTATATGGACTCCAATTCCTCGATCT GTGAAAGATTACATCGCTACCCCAAAGCCTAATGGCTACCAAAGTCTGCACACAACTGTCATTCCATTTCTTTACGAGAGCATGTTCCGTTTAGAAGTTCAG ATAAGAACAGAAGAAATGGATTTGATAGCTCAAAGAGGCATAGCGGCACACTATTGTGGGAGGGTGTTGACTGATGGTATGGCTGCGCATTTGATGCCCAGATATTCAATAGGGAAATCAGCCTGTTTTAGAAACAACAATGTTGCTCTCAGG ATTGGCTGGCTTAATGCAATCAGAGAATGGCAAGAAGAATTTGTTGGCAACATGAGTTCTAGGGAGTTTGTGGATGTCATAACTCGTGATCTTCTAGGTAGCCGTGTCTTTGTATTTACACCACGTGGAGAG ATAAAAAATCTGCCGAAGGGAGCAACTGTTGTTGATTATGCATATATGATACACACAGAAATTGGAAACAGAATGGTGGCTGCAAAG GTTAACGGAAATCTTGTTTCTCCAACACACGTACTTGCCAATGCAGAAGTTGTGGAGATAATAACATACGAT GCACTTTCAAGTAAATCAGCTTTTCAGAAGCACAAGCTGTGGCTGCAACATGCCAAAACCCGCAGTACTAGGCACAAGATTATGAGG tttttgagGGAGCAAGCCTCATTGTCTGCTGAAGAAATTATGACTGATTCAGTTGGAAACTTTATTGCTGATGCTGATAAGAAAGATGTAGTTGAGGAGAGTTCTGATCTTTCCAAGATGAGTGAGATCTTTGAGGCATTGCTTTCTAGAAGCTCGGAAGATCTTCTCCCACAGAATGGTGCTATTCAACTCCCAAAGGTAAATGGGAAACACAATAAGCAAGTGGAGAAATCAAGCTTGAAGGAGTGGGGGCAATTATGGTCTCGAGATAATGATGTTGCTAAGACGATATTTGCTAACAAGGCAAGGCCCAGGGAAGTTTTGCCTGGTCTCGAGTGTTGGCAGAGTAGCAAAATTGCTGCTTGGCACAGTCTTGAAGGAAATTCTGTTGTATGGCTCTCTGTTATTTGTATTGATAGGAGAG GTATAATGGGTGAAGTGATAACAGTTTTGGCATCGTTGGGCTTTTCAGTGTGTTCTTGCGTG GCTGAAATTGACCGAGGAAGGTGTATGGGAGTCATGCTGTTTCACATTGAAGGAAGCACCGATAATATG GTTGACGCATGTGCAAGGATTGATCTTATATTTGGTGTTCTGGGATGGTCTGTGGGTTGCAGTTGGTTAAACCCGTCTGAGCAATAG
- the LOC141589762 gene encoding putative mitochondrial protein AtMg00310, producing MYQSASGQRLNLQKSELFYSPSTSMASKTSSVLQAEVVSAPGKYLGIPAVVGRNKMMAFNPVKERIWKKLKGWKEKLLSYSGREILIKAVDQSIPTYHMGLFKFPATLCSKIEGNLARFWWVHSSEKRHIFWLSWERMCCAKNDGGLGYRHFESFNLAMLTKQLRRLYDRPQSLVARLLAARYYPTGNIMDATIGHHPSFV from the coding sequence ATGTATCAATCGGCGTCAGGTCAACGGTTGAATTTGCAAAAATCTGAATTGTTTTATAGCCCTAGCACTAGTATGGCTTCGAAGACCAGTTCGGTTCTCCAGGCGGAGGTTGTCTCTGCTCCGGGGAAGTATTTGGGTATCCCAGCGGTTGTTGGACGAAATAAAATGATGGCGTTTAACCCAGTAAAGGAACGTATTTGGAAAAAATTGAAGGGTTGGAAAGAAAAGTTGCTCTCATATTCGGGTAGGGAAATCCTCATTAAGGCAGTGGACCAATCGATTCCCACTTATCATATGGGGCTCTTTAAGTTTCCGGCTACTTTATGCTCCAAAATTGAGGGTAATTTGGCTCGGTTTTGGTGGGTACATAGTAGTGAGAAACGACATATTTTCTGGCTTTCATGGGAAAGGATGTGTTGTGCTAAAAACGATGGTGGTCTGGGTTATCGACATTTTGAATCCTTTAATCTGGCCATGCTCACTAAGCAATTAAGGAGATTATATGATAGACCCCAGTCTCTGGTGGCGCGTTTATTAGCTGCTCGGTATTATCCGACCGGGAATATTATGGACGCTACTATTGGACATCATCCGTCCTTTGTTTAG